The sequence below is a genomic window from Rhodococcus sp. 4CII.
GACCTCGACCCGGACCTTCGGCACGAAATCGACCGAGTACTCCGCTCCCCGGTAGACCTCGGTGTGGCCCTTCTGCCGGCCGTACCCCTGAACCTCGCTGACAGTCATTCCGAGCACGCCCGCCTGCTCGAGTCCCGTCTTCACGTCCTCCAGAGTGAACGGCTTGACAATTGCTGTGATCAGCTTCATTTCCTCATCCCTCCTTGCCGGATACACGAGCGGGTGCCGAGGTTCCGCCGAGAGCGGCGAAATCGTAGGCGGTCTCTGCGTGTTCCGACTCGTCCACTCCAAGTGATTCACCCTCGTCGCTGAGCCGCAGACCGATCGTGAACTTCACGATCACCGCGACGACGGCTGTACCGACGAGCGAGTAAAGCAGTACTGCCCCGGCGCCCACTGCCTGACGCCAGAGTTGGTCGAGGCCTCCACCATAGAACAGACCCACCACACCCGCGGGCGCCTCCGACGTCGCGACCAGGCCGACCATCAGGGTTCCGACGATGCCGCCGACGAGGTGGACACCGACGACGTCGAGCGAGTCGTCGAATCCGAAGCGGAACTTCAGCCCGACCGCGAGGGCGCAGAGCACGCCGGCCACGATTCCGATCGCGAGGGCGCCGACGACGTTCACCGAGGAGCAGGAAGGCGTGATGGCAACCAGGCCTGCCACGATTCCGGACGCCGCGCCGAGCGTGGTGGCGTGGCCGTCGCGAATGCGCTCGACCAGGAGCCAGGCGAGCATGGCCGCACACGTTGCGATGACCGTCGCGATGAACGTTGCTCCGGCGATGCCATTGGAACCGACCGCCGAACCGGCGTTGAATCCGAACCAGCCGAACCAGAGGAGTCCGGCGCCGAGCATCACGAACGTCAGGTTGTGCGGGCGGAAGGGAGTTCCCGGCCATCCCCGGCGCTTACCGAGGATGATGCAGAGGACGAGACCGGCGGCGCCGGCGTTGATGTGAACGGCGGTACCACCCGCGAAGTCCACCGCGGCGAGCTTGTTGGCGATCCACCCGCCCGTCTCGGAGGTGACGCCGTCGAAGGCGAAGACCCAGTGCGCCACGGGGAAGTACACGATCGTCGCCCAGAGGCCGGCGAACAGCAGCCACGAACCGAAGCGCAGACGATCCGCGACGGCACCCGAGATCAGGGCAACCGTGATGATCGCGAACATAGCTTGGAAGGCGACGAACACCGTCGCGGGGATCGTCCCGACGAGAGGGATCGCAGCGTCAGCGACGACGGAACCGGCGTCGTTGGTCTCGGCGAGGTAGGAACCGCCGATCAGGCCCTTCAGTCCGAAGTACTGGAACGGATCACCGAAGAAGTTCCCTTTGTCCTCCCCGAACGCCATGGAGTAGCCGTAGAGCACCCAGAGGATGCCGACGACACCCATCGCGCTGATGCTCATCATGACCATGTTGAGCACGCTCTTGGCCCGCACCATGCCGCCGTAGAAGAACGCAAGTCCCGGAGTCATGAGCAACACGAGCGCGGCGCTGGTCAGCATCCACGCTGTGTCCCCGGTGTCCGGTGCACCGATAGTGGGGAAATCCACCTTGAGCCTCCTCCTTCTCTGCCCAGCCGGTTGCGGCTGACGACCTGACAAGAAGGTTGCTCAGTTGGTGTTTCGGCTGTGCCACTGCACTGTTTCGCGCTCGTGAACGCATCGGCCTATTTTGTTGCGTCCACGTTTCGCCAGGCGATTTGCAGTCGGTTTCGGGCCGCCCGAGCCGTCCGAGACCCCGAGACGGCCACCGATTCGCCGCTACCCGAGCAGCGCGTCGACGAAGGCACCCGGCTCGAACGGTGCCAGATCGTCGGCTCCCTCACCGAGACCGACGAGCTTCACCGGGACGCCGAGTTCGTGCTGGACCTGGAACACGATGCCACCCTTGGCGGTGCCGTCGAGCTTGGTGAGCACCACACCGGTGATATCGACGACCTCGGCGAACACCCGAGCCTG
It includes:
- a CDS encoding P-II family nitrogen regulator, producing MKLITAIVKPFTLEDVKTGLEQAGVLGMTVSEVQGYGRQKGHTEVYRGAEYSVDFVPKVRVEVVVDDAAVDKVVEVIVEAARTGKIGDGKVWVSPVESVIRVRTGERGADAL
- a CDS encoding ammonium transporter; the protein is MLTSAALVLLMTPGLAFFYGGMVRAKSVLNMVMMSISAMGVVGILWVLYGYSMAFGEDKGNFFGDPFQYFGLKGLIGGSYLAETNDAGSVVADAAIPLVGTIPATVFVAFQAMFAIITVALISGAVADRLRFGSWLLFAGLWATIVYFPVAHWVFAFDGVTSETGGWIANKLAAVDFAGGTAVHINAGAAGLVLCIILGKRRGWPGTPFRPHNLTFVMLGAGLLWFGWFGFNAGSAVGSNGIAGATFIATVIATCAAMLAWLLVERIRDGHATTLGAASGIVAGLVAITPSCSSVNVVGALAIGIVAGVLCALAVGLKFRFGFDDSLDVVGVHLVGGIVGTLMVGLVATSEAPAGVVGLFYGGGLDQLWRQAVGAGAVLLYSLVGTAVVAVIVKFTIGLRLSDEGESLGVDESEHAETAYDFAALGGTSAPARVSGKEG